The genomic region ACCACCGGGCGGCGCTGGTACCTGCTGGTCTACGACCGCGACAGACGGGACTGGCGCAGCCTGCGGCTGGACCGGATGGCCGACGTGCGCGCGCTCGGCACCACGTTCACCCCGCGCGAGGCGCCCGACGCCGCGACCTACGTGCAGCACTCGATCAGCACCTCGCCGTACCGCTACGCCGCGCGGGTGCGCTTTTACGCTCCAGAACACGTTGTCGCCCAGCATTTCTCACCAGCGTCGGTGACGATCGAAGGCGAGAGCGACCACACCTGCATCGTCACCGCCGGCGCCGACGACCCCGAACGCATGGTGTTCTACTTCGCCACCGTCGGCTGCGACTTCGAGGTGCTGTCCCCGCCGGAGGTGGTGCGCGCGGTGGCCACCGTCGCCGAACGGCTCCAGCGCAGCGTCAGTCGGTGAGGCTCAGCCGCTCGACCAGCACCAGGAACGCCGCCGCGAACGGGCTGTCGGCGGTGTCGGCGCGGATCCGCTCCCAGTCCAGCCGCTCGCGCACCGCACGCACGGCGGGCAGCAGCGCGGCGAAGTCGCAGTGGTGTTCGTTGAGCGAGAGCAGCTTCTCGCGCAGTACCTCCGTCGGCGCCAGCACGCGCATCCGGATCGCGAGCACGTCGAGCTCCTCGGCGGCGACGATCGTCTGCTTGTCCACCGGGACACCGTTGAGCCGGTGCAGCACGTCGATGACGAAATCGTCCTCGACGCACGCCTTGAACAGCCAGTCCTCGGGGGTGCGCTCGATGCGGAACCCCGCCTCCTCCAGCGTCTCGGCCGCCTTCTCGGTGTCGGGTTCGGCGACGACGAAGTCGACGTCGTGCACGGGCTCGGGACCGCCGAACACCCACAGCGCGTAGCTGCCCGCCAGCGCGAAGTCCGGGCCCTGGGCCCGCAGCGCCGAGGCCGCGCGTTTGAGCGCGTCGCGCAGATCGTCGTTTCTGGCGGCCGTGTGTGTCTGGGGCACGGGCACTCCTGTCGT from Mycolicibacterium phlei harbors:
- a CDS encoding nucleotidyltransferase translates to MPQTHTAARNDDLRDALKRAASALRAQGPDFALAGSYALWVFGGPEPVHDVDFVVAEPDTEKAAETLEEAGFRIERTPEDWLFKACVEDDFVIDVLHRLNGVPVDKQTIVAAEELDVLAIRMRVLAPTEVLREKLLSLNEHHCDFAALLPAVRAVRERLDWERIRADTADSPFAAAFLVLVERLSLTD